One genomic window of Desulfovibrio psychrotolerans includes the following:
- a CDS encoding tetratricopeptide repeat protein encodes MMTTTTPKLARENLARARAYMRRNEIVRSLESACSAFTEILDSRLIGQARFEVEVLIQEYITELNKHPEIKAFFFKRNIHATPYIRFIKGRERDCLDRLESILHGMREESETAREKHEERHFSKKQELLERGQQLMAAKDYARGKGVLRRVVEGWGQEEGLVTEIAMLFLEHHLCMEAADLFEQAIERNPADSKAYGGAVRCYKELHEFEKCEKVYLRALKQFGSHPRTLLNMAELYKRWRKPDEAYDFARRALSADPTLEEAKAIIKEMEARIF; translated from the coding sequence ATGATGACAACCACCACCCCGAAACTCGCCCGGGAGAATCTGGCCCGCGCGCGCGCCTATATGCGCCGCAACGAAATTGTCCGCTCTCTGGAATCGGCATGCAGCGCCTTCACCGAAATACTGGACTCGCGTCTTATCGGGCAGGCACGCTTCGAAGTTGAGGTTCTCATTCAGGAATATATAACGGAACTTAATAAGCATCCTGAAATAAAGGCATTCTTTTTTAAAAGAAATATTCACGCCACGCCCTATATCCGATTTATCAAAGGGCGTGAGCGGGACTGTCTGGACAGGCTGGAAAGTATTCTCCACGGCATGAGAGAAGAAAGCGAAACCGCGCGGGAAAAGCACGAGGAGCGGCACTTTTCCAAAAAACAGGAACTGCTGGAGCGTGGCCAGCAACTCATGGCGGCCAAGGACTACGCACGGGGCAAAGGTGTGCTGCGCCGCGTGGTGGAAGGCTGGGGGCAGGAGGAAGGACTCGTTACGGAAATTGCCATGCTTTTTCTGGAACACCACCTCTGCATGGAGGCGGCAGACCTCTTCGAGCAGGCCATAGAACGTAACCCGGCAGACAGCAAGGCATACGGCGGTGCGGTACGCTGCTACAAGGAACTGCACGAGTTTGAAAAATGCGAAAAAGTATACCTGCGCGCCCTCAAACAGTTCGGTTCGCACCCGCGAACCCTGCTGAACATGGCCGAACTGTACAAGCGCTGGCGTAAACCGGACGAAGCCTACGACTTTGCCCGGCGGGCACTCTCCGCAGACCCCACACTGGAAGAGGCCAAGGCCATCATTAAAGAGATGGAAGCAAGAATTTTCTGA
- a CDS encoding GGDEF domain-containing protein: MLDTLGHSMQQPGTRLSGALSNTSIKGFVAGHTGLNLIIFRISDHILLRELYGDEVASSIDTLLREGVHEAITDLHDPEAKGTCLYPLESGEYLLLWPDNGTRKYRLSDAAFTMKLRIQQHLKRDLLRWTGREPQINVGCASYRRRNNEQPEDDFMQAVRECRILARKGFDLDALRLSREFKAILQTRDIQTLYQPIVHFETGSIMAWEALSRGPADSPFRSPAMLFDLAEEMGMLFALERVCRENAIKRIGRLAEGQKLFLNIHPRTLTDPGFTPGSTRDIIEKEGLRAEDIVLEITERHSIRDFSLFYKTLDHYRGQGFQVAIDDAGTGYSGLSTIAELKPNFIKIDMSLIRNIDRDPVRRALLETIVTFADKIDSKVIAEGIETREEAATLLQIGTHYGQGFFLGKPQFPKQQSVQELSSIRPSVQPIPLRNIGCSIPVGSLARPVVSVTPATLVSEMRDLFKEKQPHNSIAVTENGVPVGLVMEYHLNRQLSAQYGVALYFKRPARTVMDTNPLIVDEAVPVEDTAQMAMNRNQLQAYDDIIVTRDGKLLGLVSVQALLHSLAQLQVELAKGTNPLTGLPGNVALENEIEKRLKTGGAFALIYADLDNFKAYNDYYGFKNGDRIILLLAEILTWAVNRHGIRGDVVAHIGGDDFVCVLSRQKAERICLAVTRCFKRLVRSCYSAHDRDRGWILARGRDGVEREFPLVSVSLAVIDCQGNCSLMEIGERAAQMKHFAKSIPGNVFVVDRRSPVGTGSTGTECHCAGAVQMDNSSHM; the protein is encoded by the coding sequence ATGCTCGACACACTCGGCCACTCCATGCAGCAACCCGGCACGCGCCTGTCCGGCGCATTATCGAATACGTCCATCAAGGGCTTCGTCGCCGGTCATACCGGCCTGAATCTCATCATTTTCCGTATCAGCGACCATATCCTCCTGCGCGAACTCTATGGCGACGAGGTGGCCAGCAGCATAGATACCCTGCTCCGCGAAGGCGTGCACGAAGCCATAACCGACCTGCACGACCCGGAGGCCAAAGGCACCTGCCTCTATCCGCTTGAATCAGGCGAATATCTTCTTCTGTGGCCGGATAACGGCACCCGCAAATACCGCCTCTCGGATGCGGCGTTCACCATGAAGCTGCGCATCCAGCAGCATCTGAAGCGCGACCTGCTCCGCTGGACCGGACGCGAGCCGCAGATAAACGTAGGCTGCGCCAGCTACCGCCGGAGAAACAACGAGCAGCCCGAAGACGATTTCATGCAGGCGGTACGCGAATGCCGCATTCTTGCCCGCAAAGGGTTCGATCTGGACGCCCTGCGCCTCTCGCGCGAATTCAAGGCCATTCTTCAAACCCGCGATATCCAGACCCTCTACCAGCCCATCGTCCACTTCGAAACAGGCAGCATCATGGCGTGGGAAGCGTTGAGCAGGGGCCCTGCAGATTCTCCCTTCCGCTCTCCCGCCATGCTTTTCGATCTGGCAGAAGAAATGGGCATGCTCTTCGCGCTGGAACGCGTCTGCCGTGAAAACGCCATCAAGCGCATCGGCAGGCTGGCAGAAGGGCAAAAACTCTTTCTGAACATCCACCCCCGCACCCTTACCGACCCCGGCTTCACTCCGGGCAGCACCCGCGATATTATCGAAAAAGAAGGCCTGCGCGCAGAAGACATCGTTCTGGAAATAACGGAACGCCACTCCATCCGCGACTTCAGCCTCTTCTATAAAACGCTGGACCACTACCGGGGACAGGGATTTCAGGTCGCTATCGATGATGCGGGAACGGGATACTCCGGCCTGTCCACCATCGCGGAACTCAAGCCCAATTTCATCAAAATAGACATGTCGCTCATCCGCAACATAGACCGCGACCCCGTCCGGCGGGCGCTGCTGGAAACCATTGTCACCTTTGCGGATAAAATCGATTCCAAGGTCATAGCAGAAGGCATAGAAACACGCGAAGAGGCTGCAACCCTGCTCCAGATAGGCACCCACTACGGGCAGGGTTTCTTTCTGGGCAAACCCCAGTTCCCCAAGCAGCAGAGCGTTCAGGAACTCTCATCCATCCGTCCTTCGGTGCAGCCCATTCCCCTTCGCAACATCGGGTGCTCCATCCCCGTGGGCAGCCTTGCCCGCCCCGTCGTATCCGTCACTCCTGCAACACTGGTCAGCGAAATGCGTGACCTGTTCAAAGAAAAACAGCCCCATAACAGCATCGCGGTAACAGAAAACGGCGTCCCCGTGGGCCTTGTCATGGAATACCATCTGAACAGGCAGCTTTCCGCCCAATACGGGGTCGCGCTCTACTTCAAACGCCCCGCGCGCACCGTCATGGATACAAACCCGCTCATCGTGGATGAAGCCGTGCCTGTGGAAGATACGGCGCAGATGGCCATGAACCGCAATCAGCTGCAGGCATATGACGACATAATCGTCACGCGCGACGGCAAACTTCTCGGCCTCGTCTCCGTGCAGGCCCTCCTGCACTCGCTGGCACAGTTGCAGGTGGAACTCGCAAAGGGCACCAATCCCCTGACCGGGCTTCCCGGCAACGTGGCGCTGGAAAATGAAATAGAAAAGCGCCTCAAAACAGGCGGAGCCTTTGCCCTCATCTATGCAGACCTGGACAATTTCAAAGCCTACAACGACTACTACGGCTTCAAGAACGGTGACAGAATCATCTTGCTGCTGGCAGAGATTCTCACATGGGCCGTCAACCGCCACGGCATCCGGGGCGACGTCGTCGCCCACATCGGCGGCGATGACTTTGTCTGCGTGCTCTCCCGCCAGAAGGCAGAACGCATCTGCCTTGCCGTCACCCGCTGTTTCAAACGTCTGGTGCGCTCCTGCTACAGTGCCCACGACCGGGACCGCGGATGGATTCTGGCCCGCGGTCGCGATGGCGTTGAACGGGAATTTCCCCTCGTATCCGTCTCTCTGGCGGTCATAGATTGTCAGGGCAACTGCTCACTGATGGAAATAGGCGAACGCGCAGCACAGATGAAGCACTTCGCCAAATCCATTCCCGGCAACGTATTCGTGGTAGACAGACGCAGCCCTGTGGGAACAGGCTCCACAGGTACGGAATGCCACTGCGCCGGAGCCGTGCAGATGGACAACTCGTCACACATGTAG
- a CDS encoding methyl-accepting chemotaxis protein, whose translation MGALQNMKTGNKLGLVLLLNILLLVLMGWLGYSSSQDIQQNLNKVFNRDFKGIELLLQADRDLHQTLIAERTMIFLPVDSKEYAQQLKDYELNIGQADTRVGKFAQLEGSEKHKPLVDAYFRDRKEWEATSRNVLALLQSGLLQDIEKAEALSTGKAKELFEAMRKHIDDLTDDVVEQGEAAQEDAENEFQSLTLFIVLLTAGSIAIGTIFTIIVTRSLTSPLAKMLTYTKQVAASDFSGVLDIHQRDEVGQLAASFSDMAGNLERNLLEVQQQSRFAEEKARQAEIASAEANAAKQRAEQAKQEGMHQAAQRLQSIVEQITTASTELSAQIEESSKGSDIQQRRTSEIATAMEEMNASMVEVVNNVHMASTNAEEACRNAREGSTVVEEVVSSISRLNTEARTLESGLNDLGRQAESIGNIMNVINDIADQTNLLALNAAIEAARAGEAGRGFAVVADEVRKLAEKTMTATKEVGQAIHAIQSGTSNNIKSMEETVRNVEASTELAGKAGASLKTIYAIVESTSEQVRAIASASQQQSAASEEITRGTDEVSNIAQMTSQAMEESALATENLARLSEDLKSLIHELQQS comes from the coding sequence ATGGGCGCACTGCAAAACATGAAAACCGGCAACAAACTGGGGCTTGTTCTGTTGCTGAACATCCTGCTGCTGGTCCTCATGGGGTGGCTCGGCTACTCCAGTTCACAGGATATCCAGCAAAACCTCAACAAAGTCTTCAACAGAGATTTCAAAGGCATCGAGCTTCTCCTGCAAGCCGACAGAGACCTGCACCAGACCCTCATTGCCGAAAGAACCATGATCTTCCTTCCCGTAGACAGCAAAGAATATGCACAGCAGCTTAAGGATTACGAACTGAACATAGGGCAGGCCGACACACGGGTGGGCAAATTCGCCCAACTGGAAGGTTCGGAGAAGCACAAACCCCTCGTAGATGCCTATTTCCGTGACCGGAAAGAATGGGAAGCAACTTCCCGCAACGTGCTTGCATTGCTGCAAAGCGGCTTACTGCAAGATATTGAAAAGGCCGAGGCCCTTTCCACCGGAAAGGCCAAAGAGCTTTTCGAGGCCATGCGCAAGCACATAGACGATCTGACCGACGACGTGGTGGAACAGGGTGAAGCCGCGCAGGAAGACGCGGAAAACGAATTCCAATCCCTCACCCTGTTCATTGTCCTACTTACTGCGGGCAGCATCGCCATCGGCACCATCTTCACAATTATCGTCACCCGCAGCCTCACCTCCCCGCTGGCGAAGATGCTCACCTACACGAAGCAGGTAGCAGCCAGCGACTTCTCAGGCGTGCTGGACATACACCAGCGGGACGAGGTGGGACAACTTGCCGCCTCCTTCTCGGATATGGCGGGCAATCTGGAACGCAATCTGTTAGAAGTGCAGCAGCAAAGCCGCTTTGCCGAAGAAAAAGCCCGGCAGGCAGAAATCGCTTCCGCTGAAGCCAACGCCGCCAAGCAGCGCGCAGAACAAGCCAAGCAGGAAGGCATGCATCAGGCCGCTCAACGGTTGCAGAGCATTGTGGAACAGATAACCACGGCATCCACCGAACTCTCCGCCCAGATAGAAGAATCAAGCAAGGGGTCGGATATCCAGCAAAGACGCACAAGCGAAATAGCCACCGCCATGGAAGAGATGAACGCCTCCATGGTAGAAGTGGTCAATAACGTGCACATGGCCTCAACCAACGCGGAAGAAGCATGCCGCAACGCCCGTGAGGGCAGCACCGTGGTGGAAGAGGTGGTCAGCTCCATCTCCCGCCTTAACACAGAAGCACGCACCCTCGAATCCGGCCTGAATGATCTGGGCAGACAGGCAGAATCCATCGGCAACATCATGAACGTGATCAACGACATTGCCGACCAGACCAACCTTCTTGCGCTGAATGCGGCCATAGAAGCAGCCCGGGCAGGCGAGGCGGGGCGCGGATTCGCCGTGGTGGCGGACGAGGTGCGCAAACTGGCAGAAAAAACCATGACCGCCACCAAGGAAGTCGGTCAGGCCATTCACGCTATTCAAAGCGGTACCAGCAATAACATCAAAAGCATGGAAGAAACGGTCCGCAATGTTGAGGCAAGCACGGAACTTGCCGGAAAGGCAGGTGCCTCCCTCAAGACCATCTACGCCATTGTGGAATCCACATCGGAACAGGTGCGCGCCATTGCCTCCGCCAGCCAGCAGCAATCCGCCGCGTCGGAAGAAATAACGCGCGGCACGGACGAGGTAAGCAACATTGCGCAGATGACATCGCAGGCCATGGAAGAATCTGCACTGGCAACAGAAAACCTTGCGCGGCTCAGCGAGGATTTAAAAAGCCTCATCCACGAATTACAGCAAAGCTGA
- a CDS encoding glutamate-5-semialdehyde dehydrogenase, protein MDISAYMTQMGKKAKEAARIIGAAPPAMKSEALERLADLLVQREAQITAANELDLEAARQRGMDAPRMDRLRLTPAIIAEMASACRQIAAMPDPVGALESQWQRPNGLLVGKMRIPLGVIAMIYESRPNVTVDSGILCLKAGNAVILRGGSEAIHSNLALAALVHEALEAAGLPRHAVQVVETTDRAAIEAMCKLEQYIDVIIPRGGESLIRNVVQMATMPVLKHYEGVCHAYVDQGADLAQALEVVMNSKTHRPGVCNALEGLLVHADEAQAFLPMVAERLGGAGVEFRACPRSLPLLGKTAVPMREDDPGTEFHALILLVKVVDSMREAQDHIAAYGSNHTELICTRDHNRAMQFVREVDASMVAVNASSRFNDGGQLGLGAEIGISTSKLHSYGPMGVTELTTTKFVVFGRGQVRA, encoded by the coding sequence ATGGATATTTCGGCATACATGACGCAGATGGGGAAGAAAGCAAAAGAGGCCGCCAGAATCATCGGTGCAGCCCCCCCGGCCATGAAGTCCGAAGCCCTCGAACGGCTGGCGGACCTGCTCGTGCAGCGCGAGGCTCAGATAACCGCCGCCAACGAACTGGACCTCGAAGCCGCCCGCCAGCGCGGGATGGACGCCCCCCGCATGGACCGCCTGCGCCTCACTCCCGCCATCATTGCGGAAATGGCTTCGGCCTGCAGGCAGATAGCCGCCATGCCCGACCCAGTCGGCGCGCTGGAATCGCAATGGCAGCGCCCCAACGGCCTTCTGGTGGGCAAAATGCGCATCCCCCTCGGCGTTATCGCCATGATTTACGAATCCCGTCCCAACGTCACGGTCGATTCGGGCATCCTCTGCCTCAAGGCGGGCAACGCCGTCATCCTGCGCGGCGGCAGCGAGGCCATCCACTCCAATCTCGCGCTTGCCGCTCTGGTGCACGAGGCGCTGGAAGCAGCCGGCCTGCCCCGCCACGCCGTGCAGGTGGTGGAAACCACAGACCGCGCCGCCATAGAGGCCATGTGCAAACTGGAGCAATACATAGATGTCATCATCCCCCGCGGGGGCGAATCGCTCATCCGCAACGTGGTGCAGATGGCCACCATGCCCGTGCTGAAACACTACGAAGGCGTGTGCCACGCCTACGTCGATCAGGGAGCCGACCTTGCGCAGGCCCTTGAGGTGGTCATGAATTCCAAGACCCACCGCCCCGGTGTGTGTAACGCGCTGGAAGGGCTTCTGGTACACGCGGACGAGGCACAGGCATTCCTCCCCATGGTGGCAGAGCGTCTCGGCGGTGCCGGGGTGGAATTCCGGGCCTGTCCCCGTTCCCTGCCCCTGTTGGGCAAGACCGCCGTTCCCATGCGGGAAGACGACCCCGGAACGGAATTTCACGCCCTCATCCTGCTGGTCAAGGTGGTCGATTCCATGCGTGAGGCGCAGGACCATATCGCCGCATACGGCTCCAACCACACAGAACTCATCTGCACGCGCGACCACAACCGGGCCATGCAGTTCGTCCGGGAGGTAGATGCCTCCATGGTGGCGGTAAACGCCTCATCCCGGTTCAACGATGGCGGTCAGCTCGGTCTGGGAGCAGAAATAGGTATCAGCACGTCCAAGCTGCATTCCTACGGTCCCATGGGGGTAACGGAACTCACCACAACCAAGTTCGTGGTCTTCGGCAGGGGACAGGTGCGGGCATAA
- the nadD gene encoding nicotinate (nicotinamide) nucleotide adenylyltransferase, which produces MQCIGILGGTFNPVHIGHIRPAVEVFEALRPVRIDLLPCASPPHKTEGNLLPFDLRVRLLEAAARPFPFLRVNTMENERSGPSYTYDTLCEYRRLYPHSGLFFILGAGDLLTLPDWHRGRQLTDMADIVVLPRSGRDIETFHHATRACWPDAAEIRAPAPLEALYRLPSGHHVRFLPQPRLDISATLIRERWLRGRNLSYLVPEAVLNTMQQHRDEITACWQREEPSVTS; this is translated from the coding sequence ATGCAGTGCATAGGCATTCTGGGCGGCACATTCAATCCGGTTCACATAGGGCACATACGCCCCGCCGTGGAGGTGTTCGAAGCACTGCGCCCCGTCCGCATCGACCTGCTTCCCTGCGCCTCCCCCCCGCACAAGACAGAAGGAAACCTGCTGCCCTTCGACCTGCGTGTACGCCTGCTGGAGGCTGCGGCACGTCCCTTTCCCTTTCTGCGGGTAAACACCATGGAAAACGAACGCAGCGGCCCTTCCTACACCTATGACACGCTGTGCGAATACAGGCGTCTGTACCCGCACTCCGGGCTGTTCTTCATTCTGGGTGCGGGAGACCTGCTCACCCTGCCCGACTGGCACAGGGGCAGGCAGTTGACGGATATGGCGGATATCGTTGTGTTGCCCCGTTCCGGCAGAGATATCGAAACCTTTCACCATGCAACCCGCGCCTGTTGGCCGGACGCGGCAGAGATACGTGCCCCTGCCCCGCTGGAGGCCCTGTACAGACTCCCCTCGGGTCACCACGTCCGCTTTCTTCCCCAGCCCCGGCTGGACATAAGCGCCACGTTAATACGCGAACGCTGGCTGCGGGGGAGAAACCTCTCCTATCTCGTACCGGAAGCCGTGCTAAATACCATGCAGCAGCACCGGGACGAAATAACCGCCTGCTGGCAGCGGGAGGAACCGTCGGTCACTTCCTAG
- a CDS encoding glycosyltransferase family 9 protein, translating to MQLPRQWLVVRLSALGDIALTTGVLDRWNRLHGWRFTFLVFSQWASVLEGHPAIDRIVGVSRDDVRAAAMLRLFRSLSSELAGYGLIDLHGSLRSRFLRLIWPGPVFHYPKFSMERRLFLRSGGTLCREKLLQYNVPQRYALSLDEVAPERGEVLPRIFLSGSEREDATAILESRGITQERGLVALHPYSTHANKAWLPENWLALTRMLLADGYRVLVVGRGERIFKDMPEVHDLTGVTTLRQTCALLERCSVVVTGDSGPMHLACGVGTPVVALFGPTHSVWGFYPEGEHDVVLEADEDCRPCSLHGSRPCGREHICMTSLTPGMAFDAVQRVASVRKFLLPSL from the coding sequence ATGCAGTTACCGCGTCAGTGGCTTGTTGTGCGGTTGAGCGCACTGGGAGATATTGCCCTTACAACTGGGGTGCTGGACCGTTGGAACAGGCTGCATGGCTGGCGGTTCACTTTTCTGGTTTTTTCCCAGTGGGCTTCTGTGCTGGAGGGGCATCCGGCCATTGACAGGATAGTGGGGGTGAGCAGGGATGACGTGCGTGCCGCCGCCATGCTGCGTCTGTTCCGGTCGCTTTCATCTGAGCTTGCCGGGTATGGCCTGATAGACCTGCACGGCAGCCTGCGTTCCCGGTTTCTGCGGCTCATATGGCCCGGTCCGGTGTTTCATTACCCCAAGTTCAGCATGGAGCGCAGGCTGTTCCTTCGTTCCGGCGGCACGCTGTGCCGTGAAAAACTGCTGCAGTACAATGTGCCGCAACGGTACGCCCTGTCTTTGGACGAGGTTGCGCCGGAGCGGGGGGAGGTGCTGCCCAGAATATTCCTGAGCGGGTCAGAGCGGGAGGACGCGACGGCGATTCTGGAGTCGCGGGGTATTACGCAGGAAAGGGGGCTTGTGGCACTGCACCCCTATTCCACCCATGCCAATAAGGCCTGGCTGCCCGAGAACTGGCTGGCCCTGACACGGATGCTTCTGGCGGACGGATACCGTGTGCTGGTTGTGGGCAGAGGGGAGCGTATTTTCAAGGATATGCCGGAGGTGCACGATCTTACCGGCGTGACGACCCTGCGCCAGACATGTGCTTTGCTGGAACGGTGTTCGGTGGTGGTGACCGGGGATTCCGGCCCCATGCATCTGGCCTGCGGCGTGGGTACGCCTGTGGTGGCCCTGTTTGGACCCACGCACAGCGTGTGGGGATTTTATCCGGAAGGGGAACATGATGTGGTGCTGGAAGCCGACGAGGACTGCCGCCCGTGCTCCCTGCACGGAAGCCGCCCGTGCGGCAGGGAACACATATGCATGACTTCACTCACACCCGGTATGGCGTTTGACGCTGTGCAGCGGGTAGCATCCGTCAGAAAATTCTTGCTTCCATCTCTTTAA
- a CDS encoding diguanylate cyclase domain-containing protein: MLSGTAVRVLVVEDGSVSARTLRMQLENMGYDVVGVFASGEEAVQCVQAMKREAQACGGAQAAAGQGLGLPDILLVDISLAGSMDGVEVVEHVRRVHDVPVIYLTAATDDATFQRAKETNPFAWLAKPVTPDSLHRSIGMALYKRELDAQLRRNEEKYRSIVQTMSEGLVILDTDLHIVFSNASFLSMAGGEYAGVMEPLLFESLLCDATRRDFFMTLAKVRSGGRGVLVGNILRAGGGSVPVRISMTMWGEPSAEDDAANPGCGIICVITDRTEQLASASALREVESKYRTLFENALDGIYQSTPEGRFLEVNPAMAAIFGYDSPSAMVDLVRDIGTQMYADAGDRKVFLQALWENEQVSRFQVRMKRRGGERIWVELSSRAVWGADGSISHIEGMLFDVTDRKKVEMDLRRRASRDDLTGLYNRHYFREWLNGALASAFRNGTRVALLYIDLNGFKNVNDTYGHLEGDRVLRELAVRIRDRVRECDMVARIGGDEFCVVLEGLNDSDDARRVAHEIGEALMQPLSGNGPVHSISGSVGIAVFPDDGGDVDSLLHCADEAMYCAKMDASSAFAFWSRKGEARK, from the coding sequence ATGTTATCGGGTACTGCAGTACGCGTGCTTGTGGTGGAGGACGGGTCCGTTTCGGCCCGGACTTTGCGCATGCAGCTGGAAAATATGGGGTATGACGTCGTTGGTGTATTTGCCAGCGGTGAAGAGGCCGTGCAGTGTGTGCAGGCCATGAAGCGCGAGGCGCAGGCGTGCGGTGGCGCGCAAGCGGCGGCGGGACAGGGGCTTGGTCTGCCGGATATTCTTTTGGTAGACATTTCCCTTGCCGGTTCGATGGATGGCGTGGAGGTGGTGGAGCATGTGCGTCGCGTGCATGACGTGCCTGTTATCTATCTTACAGCCGCCACGGATGACGCCACGTTCCAGCGGGCCAAGGAGACCAATCCCTTTGCATGGCTGGCAAAGCCCGTGACACCGGACAGCCTGCACCGCTCCATCGGCATGGCGCTGTATAAGCGGGAACTGGATGCCCAACTGCGCAGGAATGAAGAGAAGTACCGGAGCATTGTACAGACCATGTCCGAGGGGCTGGTCATTCTGGATACGGACCTGCATATTGTTTTTTCCAATGCCAGCTTCCTGTCTATGGCCGGAGGCGAGTATGCAGGCGTTATGGAGCCGTTGCTGTTTGAATCCCTGCTGTGCGATGCCACACGCAGGGATTTTTTTATGACCCTTGCGAAGGTGCGGAGCGGCGGACGTGGTGTGCTGGTGGGCAATATTCTGCGTGCCGGAGGGGGCAGTGTGCCTGTGCGCATATCCATGACCATGTGGGGCGAGCCTTCTGCAGAAGATGATGCGGCCAACCCCGGCTGCGGCATCATTTGCGTTATCACCGACCGGACTGAACAGCTTGCCTCTGCCAGCGCACTGCGTGAGGTGGAAAGCAAGTACCGCACCTTGTTTGAGAATGCGCTGGACGGCATTTACCAGTCCACGCCTGAGGGCCGGTTCCTTGAGGTGAATCCGGCCATGGCAGCTATTTTCGGCTATGATTCCCCGTCTGCCATGGTGGACCTGGTGCGCGACATAGGCACGCAGATGTATGCGGATGCAGGGGATCGCAAGGTGTTTTTGCAGGCCCTTTGGGAGAACGAGCAGGTGAGTCGTTTTCAGGTCCGCATGAAGCGGCGGGGGGGAGAGAGGATATGGGTGGAGCTTTCTTCCCGCGCTGTATGGGGTGCTGATGGGTCCATAAGCCATATTGAGGGCATGCTTTTTGACGTGACCGACCGCAAGAAGGTGGAGATGGACCTGCGGCGGCGCGCCTCGCGGGATGACCTGACCGGGCTGTATAACAGGCATTACTTTCGTGAATGGCTGAACGGGGCGCTTGCCTCCGCATTCCGCAACGGAACGCGCGTGGCTTTGCTGTATATTGATCTGAACGGATTTAAGAACGTGAACGATACCTACGGGCACCTGGAGGGGGACCGCGTGTTGCGGGAACTGGCCGTGCGTATTCGGGACAGGGTGCGTGAGTGCGACATGGTGGCCCGCATTGGCGGAGACGAATTCTGTGTGGTGCTTGAGGGGCTTAATGACTCGGACGATGCGCGGCGCGTGGCGCACGAGATAGGAGAGGCCCTGATGCAGCCTTTGTCGGGAAACGGCCCCGTGCACAGCATAAGCGGCAGTGTAGGTATTGCGGTGTTTCCCGATGATGGCGGCGATGTGGACTCGCTGCTGCATTGTGCGGACGAGGCCATGTATTGTGCCAAGATGGACGCCTCCAGCGCGTTTGCCTTCTGGAGCAGGAAGGGCGAGGCTAGGAAGTGA